The Clostridium sporogenes region TATTTTTTTCTTATTCGCAATATGAATAACCAATTATAGGAATTTTCAGACTTTTTAATGATATTTATTGTCGAAATTTAAATTTAAAATATATTTTAAATTTATTTTATTGAAATTAAAACCTAATATTGGTACTATTTTAATTGTTTAAATTAATTATTATTACTTGCAATAAAAAATAATAACATAAGTTTACTTTATTTCTATAAAATATGCCTTATGTTATTATTTTACTGGTACTATATTTAATTATTATCCTATATTTTCCTCAGCTACTTTTGTAACACTTTTGAATTTTGGCAATCCCACAATTATAGCTATTAATGCACATATACCCATTAAATATGGATAATAAAGATATTTCATTATAGCAAAAGGTGATATCTTAGCAATTCCTGCTGCCGCTAACAATTGAGCACCATAAGGAATTATCCCTTGGCAAAAGCATGAAAATGTATCTAGTAAACTGGCACTTTTTCTTGGATCTACATCATATTTATCTGCTATATCTTTAGCTATTGGTCCAGCCATTACTATAGCTATAGTATTATTAGCTGTACATATATCGACAACACTCACTAACAAAGCAATACCTATTTCTGCTCCCTTCTTGCTCTTTACTTTACTTTTTATTAAATTTAATAGAAAATCTATTCCCCCATTATATTTTATTACTTCTACCATTCCACCTATTATCAAAGATATTATAACTAACTCTGTCATTCCACCAATCCCTTTGCCTATGGATTGGAATAAGCCTACTATATTAAATGTTCCAAAGTATAAACCTATAACCGCTGAAAAAACAATTCCTCCGCATAATATAATTATTACGTTGCCACCAAGCAATGCGGCTATTAAAACAGATAGGTAAGGTAAAACTTTTACAAATGAATAAGAATAATTTCCATCCAGCACAGTTCCTTTATTAGCTGTTATTACACTAAATATTATTGCTGTTATTATTGCTGCTGGTAATACAATAAAAAAATTGGTTTTAAATTT contains the following coding sequences:
- a CDS encoding Na+/H+ antiporter NhaC family protein; the protein is MKERKISTGNPIALLPLLIFLVVYVFIGVISKDFYAVPMSVPFLIAAMSALVMNRKETLSNKIDVFCQGAGNSNIILMCLIFILAGAFAQVAKDIGAVDSTVNLGLSILPSNILITGVFIIACFISLSIGSSMGTIVALAPMAVGISQKTGIILGLTVGAVVSGAMFGDNLSMISDTTIAASRTQGCHLKDKFKTNFFIVLPAAIITAIIFSVITANKGTVLDGNYSYSFVKVLPYLSVLIAALLGGNVIIILCGGIVFSAVIGLYFGTFNIVGLFQSIGKGIGGMTELVIISLIIGGMVEVIKYNGGIDFLLNLIKSKVKSKKGAEIGIALLVSVVDICTANNTIAIVMAGPIAKDIADKYDVDPRKSASLLDTFSCFCQGIIPYGAQLLAAAGIAKISPFAIMKYLYYPYLMGICALIAIIVGLPKFKSVTKVAEENIG